The window GCGCCAGAGGGCCTGCCCACCGGTCCCCGCGGGTCTGGATCACCACCACCTCGAACCTGACCCCAGGGTGCAGCCCGCGCAGGGCCGCTAAGACCGCCTCCGTTTGCCGGCGGCTGAGCAAACTCCCCCGGGTTCCCACGCGGACAGTGCTCAAGAGGTCGCCGCGTCCTCCAGATCCAGCAGGGCCCGGGCCGCGTCCACCAGCGCGGGGTCCCGTTCCGCCGCCATCGCCTTCAGGCGCACGATGGGCCGGTGCAGCAACCGGTTGACGGCGGTGCGGAGGGCCTGGCGCACCGCCTCCTGGTGCTCCGCGGGGAGGTGCGCCAGCTGCGGGCGGAGTCGGGCCCACTCCTCCTCCAAAATGGCGTCTGCCCGGTGTCGGAGGGCACGGATGAGGGGCACCACGTCGAGGGAACGGTACCAGGTCTCGAACTTCTCCGTCTCCTCCGCCAGGATCGCTTCCGCCCGCTCCACGTCCCCCAGACGCTCCCGGAGCACCCTTTGGCCCGCGGCCTGCAGGTCGTCGATGTCCACGAGGTGCACGCCGGGGAGGGAGCGCACCGCGGGGTCCACGTCCCGGGGGACCGCGATGTCCAGGATCAGGAGGGGAGCCGTACGCCTCCGCATCGCCTCCGCCACCAGGGACGCCTCCACCACCACGTGTGGGGCGCCCGTGGAGGTCACGAGGATGTCGGCTTCCCGGAGGGCGGAACCCAGCTCGTCGAACCGCACGGTCCGGGCCCCAAAGGCTGCGGCCAAGGCTTCTGCGTGCTCCAGGGTGCGGTTGCAGACCACCACCGCGGTGCACCCCGCTTCCACCAGGTTCCGGACCAGCAGGCGCGCCATCTCCCCGCTTCCCAGGACGAGAACCCGCCGCCCCCGAAGCTCCCCGCATGCCTCCCGGGCCACGGTGAGCGCGGCACCGGGTACGGACACCGCACCCCGGCCGATCCCCGTCTCGCGCCGCACCCTCCGGCCTGCGGCGATGGCCTGCCGGAACAGACGGCTCAGCACGGGGCCGATCCCGCCTCCCTGCTGGGCCAGGCGGAAGGCCTCCCGCACCTGGCCCAGGATCTGCGCCTCCCCCACGATCATGGAGTCCAGCCCTCCCGCCACCCGGAAGAGGTGCCGGGCGGCCTCCGCCCCGCGGTGCAGGTACACGTAAGGCCCGAAGGTCTCCCTGGGCACCCCGTGGTAGGCGGACCAGAAGGACAACACGGCCTCCCGGCCCGCTTCCCCATCCACCGCGACCACGTAGGCCTCCGTCCGGTTACAGGTGGAGAGCAGGGCAGCCTCCGCGATGCCCTTCTGCTGCCGGAGGAGGGCCACCGCGGAGGGGAGCTTGCCGGGCAGGAACGCCACCCGCTCCCGTACCTCCACGGGGGCCGTGTGATGGCTCAGACCGAGCGCGAGGAGATCCATCGCTCCTGGTGCGAGCATAGCCGCCCCGCGGCCGGACCGTCAAACCGCTAGAGCAGCTTGACCCCGTTGATCTGCAGCTTGAACTGGCACCCCAGGAACTCCGCGGCCCGACGGCAAAGGATCATGCGGGACAGGAAGATCTCGAAGTACTCCATCACGGGGGCCGCCTCCGTGTTGATGACGAGCTCCAGGGTGATCTCCCGGTTCCTCTCATCCACCCGCAGAAAGGAGTGCTCCACCGCGTAGTTCACCCGGTCGTGGATGTCGAAGGTGGTGGGGTCCGGGTTGCGTACCCGGGTGCGGTGCACGTCGGACTTGTCCGCGAGGATCACCGCGGCTCCCACGTTGCTCACGGGCTGCCCGTGGGACTCCTCGTGGTTGCCGATGGCGCTCATCACCACTGCCCGTTCCTCCGGTCCCATCCCCAACCGCGCGAGGATGCGGTCCGCCAGCATGGCCCCGACCTGCTCGTGGTTCTGGCGGCTCACGAGGTTCCCGATGTCGTGGAGGTAGCCCGCGATGGCCGCCAGCTCCGCGTCCCGCTCCGGATGCCCCAGTCGTTTGAGGATGTTGTACGCGATGCGGGCGGTGAGGTTCGCGTGCCGGAAGCCGTGCTCGGTGTAGCCCAGAACCCCCAGGGCCTCGTTTGCCTTGCCCACATAGGCTTCCACCTCCGGGTCCGCCTTTACCGTCTCCAGGGTGACCCGGAAAGGGGGAGCCGCAGGGGAGTGCGGGTCCCGGGGGCTTCCCACGGGTTCACGCATACAGCCCGCGCAGCCGGCGGGCCTCCACGATGCGCTCCACCCCAAGACAGTACGCCGCGGTCCGCAGATCCACCCCGAACCGCTCCGCGGTGGCGAGCACCGCCTGGAAGGCGCGCACCATGAACAGCTCCAGCCGGGCCCGGACCTCCTCCTCCGGCCAGAAGTACCCGTACCGGTCCTGTACCCACTCGAAGTAGCTCACCACCACCCCGCCCCCGTTCGCCAGCAGATCCGGGACGACGAGGACTCCCCGCCGGCGGAGGATCTCGTCCGCCTCCGGGGTGGTGGGCTCGTTCGCGCCCTCCACGATCACGGAGGCCCGGATGCGCTCCGCGTTCTCTGCGGTGATCTGGTGCTCGATGGCCGCGGGGATCAAGAGGTCGCAGGGGATCTCCAGGAGCTCCCGGTTGGAGATGGTGCGGGCCCCCGGGTAGCCCACCACGCTTCCCGTGTTGCGGGCGTACTCCTTCACCTGCTGCGGGACGAGCCCCTCCGGATGGTAGATCCCTCCCCGCACGTCGCTCACCGCCACCACCCGGGCCCCCGCCTCCTCGTGCAGCAGCCGGGCCGCGTGGTAGCCTACGTTCCCGAACCCCTGGACCACCACCCGGGCTCCCTCCAGGCGCAGGCCCCGGTGGGCGAAGGCCTCCCGGGCCACCACGAGCACCCCCCGACCCGCGGCTTCCTCGCGGCCCCTGGAACCACCGAGCGGAATGGGCTTCCCGGTCACGGTTCCGGGTTCCAGATAGCCTCGCTTCATGCAGATGGTGTCCATTACCCAAGCCATGACCTGGGGATTGGTGCCCACATCCGGGGCCGGGATGTCCTTGTCCGGCCCGATGATGTCGAAGATCTCCGCGGTGTACCGGCGGGTGAGCCGTTCCAGCTCCCGGTGGCTCAGGCGCGTTGGGTCGCACGCCACCCCACCCTTCCCCCCACCGAAGGGCACATCCACCACCGCGCACTTCAAGGACATGAGGGCCGCGAGGGCCATCATCTCCTCCAGGGTGACGTTTGGGTGGTAGCGTAACCCTCCCTTGCACGGGCCCCGGGCGGTGTCGTACTGTACCCGGTAGCCCACGAACACCTCCACCCGCCCATCGTCCATCTCCACGGGGAGGGAGACGATGACGCACCGGCGCGGGTGTTTGAGGGGCTTGGTGGTGGACTCGTCGTAGCCCAGCAGGTGGGCAGCCCGGTCAATCCACCGACAGACGGCCTCGAAGGGATTCTCCGGTTTCTGGGCCTGGATCACGAGCCCCATCCCTCACCCCTTTCGCTCTCCCGCCCGCTCCCGCTCCTTCTCCGGAGCCTCCGCCTTGCGGCCGCGCACAGATCCCACCGCGGAGCGATCCGCCCGGACCCGCACGTTGGGCGCGAGCTCCAGGGTGATCTCGTCCCCGTGGACGTCCACGATGGTCCCGTGCAGGCCCCCGACGGTGACCACCCGATCCCCCTTCTTGAGCTTCGCCAGCATCTCCCGCCGGCGCCGCTGCTGTTGCTGCTGGGGCCGGATGAGGAGGAAGTAGAAGACCGCGAGGAGCAGCGCCCAGAGGATCAGGGTATAGAGGACATTCGGCTGGCCCTGCGGGGCCTGCAGGAACATGGTCCCTCCTTATTCGCCCGACCTTCCCTCCCCATGGTACCACCCTTCTACCACCGGGTGGCGTACCGGGCGAGAACCCGCTCCCGCCACGCGGCGAAGGTCCCTTGCAGGATGGCCCCCCGGGCCTCCTCGACCCATCGCAGGAGGAAGGCCACATTGTGGTAGGTGGCCAGGATCGGGCCCAGCAGCTCGCCTGATTTGAAGAGGTGGCGCACGTAGGCGCGGGTGTGCCGCTGGCACACCCGGCAGGCACATTCGGGATCGAGCGGCCGGAAATCCGTGCGGAAGGGGCTGTTGCGGAGGTTGAGGCGGCCCTCTCGGGTGAACACCACCCCCGTGCGACCCACCCGGGTGGGGAGCACGCAGTCGAAGAGGTCCACGCCCCGGGCGATGGCCTCCACGATGCCCGGCGGAGAACCCACCCCCATGAGGTAGCGGGGGCGATCCTCCGGCAGGTGTCGTACCGTGTGCTCCAGGAGCTCGTACGTGAGGGAGAGGGGCTCGCCCACGGAGAGCCCACCGATCGCGTATCCCGGTAGGTCGAGGCTCACCGCGTGGGCCGCGGCCTGGGCCCGCAGGGCGGGACTGAAGCCGCCCTGCAGGATCCCGAAGAGGGCTTGGTCCGGGCGACGCCGAGCCGCCAACGCGCGCTCCAGCCAGTGCATGGTCCGGCGCAGCGCCTCCCTCGCTTCCTCCTCGTCCAGGGGATACCCGCTGCAAACGTCCAAGGGTGTGATGATGTCCGAGCCCAGAGCTTCCTGGATCTCCACCACCCGCTCGGGCGTGAGCTCGTGCAGACTCCCGTCGATGGGCGAGCGGAACACCACCCCCCGGTCCGTCACCCGCCGCAGGTGCGCCAGGCTCAGGACCTGGAACCCGCCGCTGTCCGTTAGGAGGGGGCCGCTCCAGCCCATGAAGGCGTGGAGACCCCCCGCCTGCTGGATGAGCTCCGGCCCGGGCCGGAGGTACAGGTGGAAGGTGTTCGCCAGCAACAGATCCGCCCCGAGGGACCGTAAGTCCCATACGGCCACGCCCCGCACCGCGGCGTTCGTGGCCACGGGCGCAAAGCAGGGCGTGCGGATGGGACCATGAGGGGTGTACAGAATCCCCGCCCGCGCCGCGCCGTCCCGCGCGAGGATCTCGAACCGAAACGGTTGGGCTCGGACGACCTGCACACCGCGCAGGAGTATACCGCGTATAATGGCGGGCGGGGAGCGTAACCGAAGGAGGGTTCCATGGCGGAGGAGGAACGCAAGCCCCGGACTCCACCCCAGGACGACGAGGCCGCAGCCCGCCGCCGGCAGCTCATCGAGGAGGCGAAGGCCCGGTGGGCGGCCAAGAAGGCCGCCGCGGAGGGAGCTGCAGCCCCGGGCAAGCCCCAGACGGAGCCGGGCCGGGAGGAGCGCGCCCCGGCCAGGGCCCGGCCGGAGGCGGCTCGGGCTCCGCGGGCGCAGCCGGCCGCGGCTCCTGCGGTAGAGGTGTTCGTGGCGAGCCAGAACCCGGGGGCCTCCCCCCTCTCGCCGCCGCAGAACCCCGTGCTGCGGGCCTTCGGTACCGTCAACCAGGCCATCGAGATCGAGGCGGACCCCAGCGAGGAGCAGAACCTCCGGAAGCTCCTGGGAGGCCTCGGCGCCTACCAGAACCCGCTCCGGCAAAACCGTTTCCAGCTGGACTACCGGTACTGGAGGGAGGCGAAAAGGCGGCTCGAGGCCGCGGGCTACCGGATCGAGCAGCGGGACTTCATGGGCCGCCCCCTGGACGAGTGGGACCCCCTGACCCGCGGGTGGGTGCGGGCGCGCCTGGAGTAGCTACAGGATCAGCATGGCATCCCCGAAGCTCCCGAACCGGTATCCCTCCACCAGGGCCTTCCGGTAGGCCTCCAGCACCCGCTCCCGTCCCGCGAACGCGCTCACGAGCACGAGGGGCGTGCTCCGGGGAAGGTGAAAGTTCGTGATGAGGGCGTCCACCGCCCGGAACCGGTAACCGGGATAGATGTAGAGGTCCGTCCACCCGCCTCCGGCCCGAACCGTGCCGTCCGACTGCGCGGCGGTCTCCAGGGCCCGCACCACCGTGGTGCCCACCGCCACCACCCGGCTCCTCCGGGCCTTCGCCTCGCGGA is drawn from Armatimonadota bacterium and contains these coding sequences:
- the yajC gene encoding preprotein translocase subunit YajC: MFLQAPQGQPNVLYTLILWALLLAVFYFLLIRPQQQQQRRRREMLAKLKKGDRVVTVGGLHGTIVDVHGDEITLELAPNVRVRADRSAVGSVRGRKAEAPEKERERAGERKG
- the tgt gene encoding tRNA guanosine(34) transglycosylase Tgt, which gives rise to MQVVRAQPFRFEILARDGAARAGILYTPHGPIRTPCFAPVATNAAVRGVAVWDLRSLGADLLLANTFHLYLRPGPELIQQAGGLHAFMGWSGPLLTDSGGFQVLSLAHLRRVTDRGVVFRSPIDGSLHELTPERVVEIQEALGSDIITPLDVCSGYPLDEEEAREALRRTMHWLERALAARRRPDQALFGILQGGFSPALRAQAAAHAVSLDLPGYAIGGLSVGEPLSLTYELLEHTVRHLPEDRPRYLMGVGSPPGIVEAIARGVDLFDCVLPTRVGRTGVVFTREGRLNLRNSPFRTDFRPLDPECACRVCQRHTRAYVRHLFKSGELLGPILATYHNVAFLLRWVEEARGAILQGTFAAWRERVLARYATRW
- a CDS encoding Glu/Leu/Phe/Val dehydrogenase, which produces MGLVIQAQKPENPFEAVCRWIDRAAHLLGYDESTTKPLKHPRRCVIVSLPVEMDDGRVEVFVGYRVQYDTARGPCKGGLRYHPNVTLEEMMALAALMSLKCAVVDVPFGGGKGGVACDPTRLSHRELERLTRRYTAEIFDIIGPDKDIPAPDVGTNPQVMAWVMDTICMKRGYLEPGTVTGKPIPLGGSRGREEAAGRGVLVVAREAFAHRGLRLEGARVVVQGFGNVGYHAARLLHEEAGARVVAVSDVRGGIYHPEGLVPQQVKEYARNTGSVVGYPGARTISNRELLEIPCDLLIPAAIEHQITAENAERIRASVIVEGANEPTTPEADEILRRRGVLVVPDLLANGGGVVVSYFEWVQDRYGYFWPEEEVRARLELFMVRAFQAVLATAERFGVDLRTAAYCLGVERIVEARRLRGLYA
- a CDS encoding HD domain-containing protein, with translation MREPVGSPRDPHSPAAPPFRVTLETVKADPEVEAYVGKANEALGVLGYTEHGFRHANLTARIAYNILKRLGHPERDAELAAIAGYLHDIGNLVSRQNHEQVGAMLADRILARLGMGPEERAVVMSAIGNHEESHGQPVSNVGAAVILADKSDVHRTRVRNPDPTTFDIHDRVNYAVEHSFLRVDERNREITLELVINTEAAPVMEYFEIFLSRMILCRRAAEFLGCQFKLQINGVKLL
- a CDS encoding glutamyl-tRNA reductase, with the protein product MDLLALGLSHHTAPVEVRERVAFLPGKLPSAVALLRQQKGIAEAALLSTCNRTEAYVVAVDGEAGREAVLSFWSAYHGVPRETFGPYVYLHRGAEAARHLFRVAGGLDSMIVGEAQILGQVREAFRLAQQGGGIGPVLSRLFRQAIAAGRRVRRETGIGRGAVSVPGAALTVAREACGELRGRRVLVLGSGEMARLLVRNLVEAGCTAVVVCNRTLEHAEALAAAFGARTVRFDELGSALREADILVTSTGAPHVVVEASLVAEAMRRRTAPLLILDIAVPRDVDPAVRSLPGVHLVDIDDLQAAGQRVLRERLGDVERAEAILAEETEKFETWYRSLDVVPLIRALRHRADAILEEEWARLRPQLAHLPAEHQEAVRQALRTAVNRLLHRPIVRLKAMAAERDPALVDAARALLDLEDAATS